Proteins encoded in a region of the Flavobacterium sp. PMTSA4 genome:
- the yidD gene encoding membrane protein insertion efficiency factor YidD — protein sequence MIKKILIAPFLLLIRFYQSAISPFFPATCRFEPTCSHYYIEALNVHGFVYGNYLGIKRILSCHPWGKSGYDPVPQKKTKSN from the coding sequence ATGATAAAAAAGATTTTAATAGCGCCATTTCTATTATTAATCCGTTTTTATCAATCGGCAATTTCTCCTTTTTTTCCAGCAACGTGTAGATTTGAACCTACTTGTTCTCACTATTACATAGAAGCTTTAAATGTTCATGGGTTTGTTTATGGAAATTATCTTGGAATAAAACGCATTCTGAGTTGTCATCCTTGGGGAAAATCAGGTTATGATCCAGTTCCTCAAAAAAAAACCAAAAGCAATTAA
- the cysS gene encoding cysteine--tRNA ligase has translation MQLYKNQNIKLYNSLSGEKENFTPIHEGTIGMYVCGPTVYSNVHLGNVRTFMSFDMIFRYFKHLEYNVRYVRNITDAGHLTDDGNVDNDRFVKQTRLEKLEPMEVVQKYTVYFHKVLDLFNFLPPSIEPTATGHILEQIELTEKLIKDGFAYESNGSVYFDVLAYNKKGLNYGELSNRNIEELLQNTRDLDGQNEKRNPQDFALWKKASPAHIMRWNSPWSEGFPGWHLECTAMSTKYLGEHFDIHGGGMDLKFPHHECEIAQGKASTGKTPVKYWMHANMLTMNGQRMSKSTGNYILPIELINGENTFFEKAFSPNIVRFCFLQAHYRSILDISNDAMMASEKGFNRLMEAVKNLDAIVPQSQSTIDITSWKKSCYDAMNDDFNTPILIAQLFESVRFVNLLIEKKETITSEDLNELKSTLNAFLFDILGLKNEMISSNSSEKLSGVIEMLIGMRNEARANKNFALSDQIRDNLLELGIQLKDGKEGTTFSL, from the coding sequence ATGCAGCTATATAAAAACCAAAATATTAAATTATATAATTCTCTTTCAGGAGAAAAAGAAAATTTCACTCCAATTCATGAAGGAACTATTGGAATGTATGTTTGCGGTCCAACGGTTTACAGTAATGTTCACTTAGGAAACGTAAGAACATTTATGTCGTTTGATATGATTTTTAGATATTTTAAACATTTAGAATATAATGTTCGTTATGTTAGAAATATTACCGATGCTGGTCATTTAACTGATGACGGAAATGTAGATAACGACCGTTTTGTGAAACAAACACGTTTGGAAAAATTAGAACCAATGGAAGTGGTTCAAAAATATACTGTTTACTTCCACAAAGTGTTGGATTTATTCAATTTTCTTCCACCAAGCATTGAACCAACAGCAACTGGACACATTTTAGAACAAATAGAACTAACCGAAAAACTAATTAAAGATGGTTTTGCTTATGAAAGTAATGGCTCAGTCTATTTTGATGTTCTAGCTTACAATAAAAAAGGATTGAATTACGGTGAATTAAGCAATAGAAATATTGAAGAACTTCTTCAAAACACTCGTGATTTAGACGGACAAAACGAAAAAAGAAATCCTCAAGATTTTGCACTTTGGAAAAAAGCTTCACCAGCTCACATTATGCGTTGGAATTCGCCTTGGAGCGAAGGTTTTCCAGGTTGGCATTTAGAATGTACTGCAATGAGTACTAAATATCTTGGAGAACATTTTGATATTCATGGCGGTGGAATGGATTTAAAATTTCCGCATCACGAATGTGAAATTGCACAAGGAAAAGCCAGCACAGGAAAAACTCCAGTAAAATATTGGATGCATGCTAATATGTTGACTATGAATGGACAACGCATGAGCAAATCAACTGGAAATTATATTTTACCAATTGAATTAATCAACGGTGAAAACACTTTCTTTGAAAAAGCTTTTAGCCCGAATATTGTTCGTTTTTGTTTTCTTCAAGCGCATTACAGAAGTATTTTGGATATTTCAAATGATGCCATGATGGCAAGCGAAAAAGGCTTCAATAGATTGATGGAAGCAGTGAAAAATTTAGATGCAATTGTGCCTCAATCTCAATCAACTATTGATATAACTTCATGGAAAAAGAGTTGTTACGACGCCATGAATGACGATTTTAATACACCGATTTTAATTGCACAACTATTTGAAAGTGTTCGTTTTGTAAACCTACTTATCGAAAAGAAAGAAACCATAACAAGTGAAGATTTAAACGAATTAAAATCGACACTAAATGCATTTCTATTTGATATTTTAGGACTTAAAAATGAAATGATTTCTAGCAATAGTTCCGAAAAATTATCTGGTGTTATTGAAATGCTTATTGGGATGAGAAACGAAGCTAGAGCTAACAAAAATTTTGCTTTATCTGATCAAATTAGAGATAATTTGTTAGAGCTTGGAATACAATTAAAAGACGGAAAAGAAGGAACAACATTCAGTTTATAA
- the folE gene encoding GTP cyclohydrolase I FolE, whose amino-acid sequence MKKNKEFEDEIGENHIATNATNPLRVDAFEISDDQKIELIKKDVESILKTLGMDLTDDSIKGTPNRVAKMFVKEIFGGLNPNKKPSSSTFENNYKYGEMLVEKNITLYSTCEHHLLPIVGKAHIAYISSGKVVGLSKMNRIVDYFAKRPQVQERLTMQIVQELQKVLNTPDVACVIDAKHLCVNSRGIRDIESSTVTSEFGGKFKDENTKREFLDYIKLDTSF is encoded by the coding sequence ATGAAAAAGAATAAAGAATTTGAGGATGAAATTGGTGAGAATCATATTGCCACAAATGCAACTAATCCTCTGAGAGTTGATGCTTTCGAAATTTCTGATGATCAAAAAATTGAATTGATAAAAAAAGATGTTGAAAGCATACTGAAAACACTAGGTATGGATTTAACTGACGATAGTATTAAAGGAACACCAAATCGTGTTGCAAAAATGTTTGTTAAAGAAATTTTTGGCGGTTTAAATCCTAATAAAAAACCAAGTTCATCCACTTTTGAAAATAACTACAAATACGGAGAAATGTTAGTTGAAAAAAACATTACTCTATATTCAACTTGTGAACATCATTTACTACCAATAGTTGGGAAAGCGCACATTGCTTATATATCTAGCGGAAAAGTAGTTGGCCTTTCTAAAATGAATAGAATTGTTGACTATTTTGCTAAAAGACCTCAAGTTCAAGAGCGTTTAACTATGCAAATTGTTCAAGAATTGCAAAAAGTATTAAATACTCCAGATGTTGCTTGTGTTATTGACGCAAAACATTTATGCGTGAATTCAAGAGGAATTCGTGATATTGAAAGTAGTACCGTTACTTCAGAATTTGGAGGAAAATTCAAAGATGAAAACACAAAACGTGAATTTTTAGACTACATCAAACTAGATACTTCTTTTTAA
- a CDS encoding RluA family pseudouridine synthase, which translates to MLNNPNNNIDDSDFEEEFFEHHRFVSPKGQSLLRVDKFLMQLIENATRNKIQQAATDGKIWVNDVPVKSNYKVKPFDVVRVMLSHPPFENHIIPENIPLDIVYEDEALLVINKPAGLVVHPGHGNYTGTLVNALAYHFDNLPMNSSERPGLVHRIDKNTSGLLVVAKTEAAMTHLAKQFEDKTSEREYIALVWGNIKEDEGTIEGNIARHVKDRMQMAVFTDGETGKPAVTHYKVLERFGYVTLVSCKLETGRTHQIRVHMKYIGHTLFNDERYGGNLILKGTTFTKYKQFIDNCFKTLPRQALHAKTLGFEHPTTKEFMSFDTEIPQDMTECIEKWRNYSKSHTAEEE; encoded by the coding sequence ATGCTGAATAACCCAAATAATAACATCGACGATTCAGATTTTGAAGAAGAATTTTTTGAACACCACCGATTTGTTTCTCCCAAAGGACAATCGCTGTTGCGTGTTGATAAATTTTTGATGCAATTGATTGAAAATGCTACACGAAATAAGATTCAACAAGCGGCAACTGATGGAAAGATTTGGGTAAATGATGTGCCTGTAAAATCAAATTATAAAGTAAAACCATTTGATGTGGTTCGAGTGATGTTATCACATCCGCCATTTGAAAATCATATTATTCCCGAAAATATTCCACTTGATATTGTATATGAAGACGAAGCTTTGTTGGTTATAAATAAACCTGCAGGTTTGGTGGTTCATCCTGGTCATGGAAATTATACAGGAACTTTAGTGAATGCTTTGGCTTATCATTTTGATAATCTTCCAATGAATTCTAGTGAAAGACCTGGTTTGGTTCACAGAATAGATAAAAATACTTCTGGACTTTTAGTAGTTGCCAAAACAGAAGCAGCTATGACGCATTTGGCGAAGCAATTTGAAGATAAAACCTCTGAACGCGAATACATTGCTTTAGTTTGGGGAAATATCAAAGAAGACGAAGGAACAATTGAAGGAAATATTGCTCGTCACGTAAAAGACAGAATGCAAATGGCGGTTTTTACAGATGGCGAAACAGGAAAACCTGCTGTTACTCATTATAAAGTTTTAGAACGATTTGGTTATGTAACTTTGGTTTCCTGTAAGCTGGAAACAGGAAGAACGCACCAAATTCGTGTTCATATGAAATATATTGGTCATACGTTGTTCAATGATGAACGCTATGGCGGAAATTTGATTTTAAAAGGAACAACTTTTACCAAATACAAGCAGTTTATTGATAATTGTTTTAAAACTTTACCTAGACAAGCACTTCATGCAAAAACATTAGGATTCGAACATCCAACAACTAAAGAATTTATGTCTTTCGATACCGAAATACCACAAGATATGACAGAATGTATCGAAAAATGGCGTAATTATTCTAAATCACACACGGCAGAAGAAGAATAG
- the lgt gene encoding prolipoprotein diacylglyceryl transferase has protein sequence MIWNPTEGIDLGFFIIRFYSLMFVVAFGLGWYIMKHIYQREGESLDKLDTLFIWTVIATLLGARLGHVFFYDWEYFRNHPSEILLPFKFENGIEFTGFRGLASHGAAIAIIIAIYYYSKKVVHRRMLWMLDRVVIPVACGAVFVRLGNFFNSEIIGKVTDSTYGIKFVRDFYSAADAVRLTGIQNVNDAYAAIQNNPQFSQLLANVPYRYPAQLYEAICYVFVFLILFFLYWKTRTAEKHGLIFGYFLILLWSVRFVVEYVKESQGGIEKTFGLLSTGQWLSIPFILVGLFYVFMAEKPIKGL, from the coding sequence ATGATTTGGAATCCAACCGAAGGAATTGATTTAGGTTTTTTTATAATACGTTTTTACAGTTTAATGTTTGTAGTTGCCTTTGGTTTAGGTTGGTACATCATGAAACACATTTATCAAAGAGAAGGTGAATCGTTAGACAAATTAGACACTTTATTCATTTGGACAGTAATTGCTACACTTCTTGGTGCCCGATTGGGTCATGTTTTCTTTTACGATTGGGAATATTTCAGAAATCATCCATCAGAAATTTTACTTCCTTTTAAATTCGAAAACGGAATTGAATTTACTGGTTTCAGAGGTTTAGCAAGTCATGGAGCAGCAATTGCCATAATTATAGCTATTTATTATTATAGTAAAAAAGTGGTTCACAGACGAATGCTTTGGATGTTAGACAGAGTTGTAATTCCAGTTGCATGTGGTGCTGTATTTGTTCGATTAGGAAACTTTTTTAATTCTGAAATAATCGGAAAAGTTACGGATTCAACCTATGGAATTAAATTTGTTAGAGATTTTTATTCTGCTGCTGATGCTGTAAGGTTAACTGGCATTCAAAATGTTAATGATGCCTATGCTGCCATTCAAAATAATCCTCAATTTTCTCAATTGTTAGCAAATGTACCTTATCGTTATCCTGCACAATTGTATGAAGCTATTTGCTATGTATTTGTGTTCTTAATTCTTTTCTTTTTGTATTGGAAAACCAGAACTGCAGAAAAACATGGTTTAATTTTTGGCTACTTCTTAATTCTTTTATGGTCAGTTCGTTTTGTGGTAGAATATGTAAAAGAAAGCCAAGGCGGAATTGAAAAAACTTTTGGATTATTATCAACCGGACAATGGCTAAGTATTCCTTTTATTCTTGTTGGATTATTCTATGTTTTCATGGCCGAAAAACCTATAAAAGGTTTATAA